In the Gossypium raimondii isolate GPD5lz chromosome 9, ASM2569854v1, whole genome shotgun sequence genome, one interval contains:
- the LOC105800806 gene encoding F-box protein At4g22280 — translation MAMCVEDRISKFSDHILCHILSFLPIKEAVRTSIISTKWRNLFASISIIEFDGDLLRRLTDRNIDSFKNFVDRLLKFPDQVSLDCFRLHDGISSWNDGISSWIDGDHDFDVSGWICAALCRGVKEIDLKLYNLGDVPPDVPPVLFTCHSLVNLTLVALGFKIEVPSDVCLGNLKTFYLESVFVCDSINRLISNCHVLEDLTFMYCSVANASELNIQSPSLKELTLYFDPPDIDHSVHSVVINAPNLVYFRYGGDIVRVYPLGNMKSLEKAQIYIWFGSETNAAHLYQGICNIRSLTLQISKEIFPTSRLPIFHNLIELEFHGDICFVEILHCMPNLKKLILKYLV, via the exons ATGGCGATGTGTGTCGAAGACAGGATCAGTAAATTTTCGGATCATATTCTTTGTCATATTTTGTCTTTCCTTCCCATTAAAGAAGCAGTTCGAACCTCTATTATTTCAACCAAGTGGAGAAACCTCTTTGCTTCAATTTCTATCATtgaatttgatggtgatttaCTGCGTCGTTTGACTGACAGAAACATTGACAGCTTCAAGAACTTTGTTGATAGGTTGTTGAAATTCCCCGATCAAGTAAGTTTAGATTGCTTTAGGCTACATGATGGGATTTCTTCATGGAATGATGGGATTTCTTCATGGATTGATGGAGATCATGATTTTGATGTTTCTGGTTGGATATGTGCTGCACTGTGCCGTGGTGTTAaggaaattgatttgaaattatataatcTTGGGGATGTTCCACCTGATGTTCCACCTGTTTTATTCACTTGCCACTCACTGGTGAATCTGACATTGGTTGCATTAGGTTTTAAGATTGAGGTCCCATCTGACGTTTGTTTAGGGAATCTGAAGACTTTCTACCTTGAATCGGTATTTGTCTGTGATTCCATTAATAGGTTAATTTCGAATTGTCATGTCTTAGAGGATTTGACTTTTATGTATTGTTCTGTTGCGAATGCAAGTGAGCTTAATATCCAAAGTCCTTCGCTTAAGGAATTGACACTTTATTTTGATCCGCCAGACATAGACCACTCGGTCCACTCGGTGGTGATTAATGCTCCAAATCTTGTTTATTTTCGATATGGAGGTGACATAGTTAGAGTTTATCCTTTGGGTAACATGAAGTCCCTAGAAAAAGCCCAGATTTACATCTGGTTTGGTTCCGAAACAAATGCAGCTCATCTATACCAAGGAATTTGCAATATACGGTCTCTAACATTACAAATTTCAAAAGAG ATTTTCCCAACAAGTCGACTTCCTATATTTCATAACCTTATTGAACTCGAATTTCACGGAGACATTTGTTTTGTGGAGATTCTACATTGTATGCCTAATCTAAAGAAACTTATCCTCAAATATCTGGTATGA